Proteins from a single region of Sesamum indicum cultivar Zhongzhi No. 13 linkage group LG5, S_indicum_v1.0, whole genome shotgun sequence:
- the LOC105162450 gene encoding uncharacterized protein LOC105162450 isoform X1: MYDPIFAKSFNQYQRRRFGCCALVLCFITAFSISSTFNSHRQSASVIGDTVSLQLTINAVHDMRVIEDTSEKHEKRGGNAAGDLHLQINATESSMLVVNNTSLISQLLALNETRKAVSFRRISEYSLANYYAVEGDIRIEANSSTIFVVKPLDMGISSSNSTNSWSIQPYPRKGLSDVKNWTVNIVGHDDDNYGTVPKCTQNHRRPAILFSVAGFSGNYFHDFADLLFPLYTTSFRYEKEVHFLASDYKRWWISKYRRILDLLTRHEVVDIDNEKVHVHCYNNMVAGLNFHKELMIDPALSKPPSGLSMHHFKQLLRRAYSLERKRAVRSRKGDGTEKPRLMIISRNRTRAMTNEVHVSRLARKLGYEVVSAEARVSTNVTRFAQTVNSCDVLMGVHGAGLTNMVFLPENAVLIQVVPFGEIDEFARLDFRDPAAGMNIRYLEYKVSMKESSLSQQYPADHPVLKDPKSYRTRGWDALSSIYLEKQNVTIDLDRFRGTLAKALKLLRH, translated from the exons ATGTATGATCCCATCTTTGCAAAAAGTTTCAATCAGTACCAGCGCAGGAGGTTCGGCTGCTGCGCACTCGTTCTATGCTTCATTACTGCATTCAGCATTTCCTCCACGTTCAACTCTCATCGGCAGTCCGCCTCAGTGA TTGGCGATACCGTCAGCTTGCAGCTGACGATCAATGCTGTTCACGACATGCGTGTAATTGAAGATACAAGTGAAAAGCACGAGAAAAGAG GTGGGAATGCTGCTGGAGATTTGCACTTGCAAATTAATGCCACTGAAAGTAGTATGCTGGTAGTCAATAACACAAGTCTCATCTCGCAACTGTTAG CATTGAACGAGACGAGGAAGGCGGTGTCCTTTCGCAGAATTTCAGAGTACTCACTTGCAAACTATTACGCAGTTGAAGGAGATATAAGGATTGAAGCCAATTCCTCCACAATCTTTGTTGTAAAACCTCTAGACATGGGCATctcatcatcaaattcaacCAATTCATGGAGCATACAGCCTTATCCTAGAAAGGGCTTGTCGGATGTCAAGAATTGGACAGTAAACATAGTAGGACACGATGACGACAACTACGGCACTGTCCCAAAATGTACTCAAAATCACAGGCGTCCAGCTATCCTTTTCTCAGTTGCTGGATTTTCGGGAAACTATTTCCATGATTTTGCAGATCTGTTGTTTCCGCTATACACTACTTCGTTTCGTTACGAAAAGGAGGTCCATTTTCTTGCAAGTGATTACAAGCGATGGTGGATAAGTAAATACAGACGAATTCTGGACCTGCTCACCAGACATGAAGTAGTAGACATAGACAATGAGAAAGTGCACGTCCATTGCTACAACAACATGGTTGCCGGCCTCAATTTTCACAAAGAGCTCATGATTGATCCGGCTTTGTCGAAACCTCCTTCCGGGCTGTCAATGCACCACTTCAAGCAGCTCCTCCGACGAGCCTACTCTCTGGAGAGAAAAAGGGCAGTCAGATCAAGAAAGGGGGACGGGACGGAGAAGCCCCGTCTCATGATCATATCCAGGAACCGAACACGAGCCATGACGAACGAAGTCCACGTCTCAAGGTTGGCAAGAAAGCTGGGATACGAGGTGGTCTCGGCAGAGGCTCGAGTGTCTACCAACGTGACAAGATTCGCACAAACCGTAAATTCTTGCGACGTGTTGATGGGAGTACACGGAGCCGGGCTAACAAACATGGTGTTCCTACCAGAGAATGCTGTCCTGATTCAAGTGGTTCCATTCGgagaaattgatgaatttgctAGACTTGATTTCAGGGACCCTGCAGCGGGTATGAACATTAGGTACTTGGAATACAAAGTAAGCATGAAAGAAAGCTCTCTGAGTCAACAGTACCCAGCCGATCATCCGGTTCTGAAAGATCCAAAGTCTTACCGGACAAGAGGATGGGATGCACTTTCCTCTATTTACTTGGAAAAACAGAATGTGACCATTGATTTGGATAGGTTTAGAGGCACATTAGCAAAGGCACTGAAGCTTTTACGCCATTGA
- the LOC105162450 gene encoding protein O-linked-mannose beta-1,4-N-acetylglucosaminyltransferase 2 isoform X2, translating into MRVIEDTSEKHEKRGGNAAGDLHLQINATESSMLVVNNTSLISQLLALNETRKAVSFRRISEYSLANYYAVEGDIRIEANSSTIFVVKPLDMGISSSNSTNSWSIQPYPRKGLSDVKNWTVNIVGHDDDNYGTVPKCTQNHRRPAILFSVAGFSGNYFHDFADLLFPLYTTSFRYEKEVHFLASDYKRWWISKYRRILDLLTRHEVVDIDNEKVHVHCYNNMVAGLNFHKELMIDPALSKPPSGLSMHHFKQLLRRAYSLERKRAVRSRKGDGTEKPRLMIISRNRTRAMTNEVHVSRLARKLGYEVVSAEARVSTNVTRFAQTVNSCDVLMGVHGAGLTNMVFLPENAVLIQVVPFGEIDEFARLDFRDPAAGMNIRYLEYKVSMKESSLSQQYPADHPVLKDPKSYRTRGWDALSSIYLEKQNVTIDLDRFRGTLAKALKLLRH; encoded by the exons ATGCGTGTAATTGAAGATACAAGTGAAAAGCACGAGAAAAGAG GTGGGAATGCTGCTGGAGATTTGCACTTGCAAATTAATGCCACTGAAAGTAGTATGCTGGTAGTCAATAACACAAGTCTCATCTCGCAACTGTTAG CATTGAACGAGACGAGGAAGGCGGTGTCCTTTCGCAGAATTTCAGAGTACTCACTTGCAAACTATTACGCAGTTGAAGGAGATATAAGGATTGAAGCCAATTCCTCCACAATCTTTGTTGTAAAACCTCTAGACATGGGCATctcatcatcaaattcaacCAATTCATGGAGCATACAGCCTTATCCTAGAAAGGGCTTGTCGGATGTCAAGAATTGGACAGTAAACATAGTAGGACACGATGACGACAACTACGGCACTGTCCCAAAATGTACTCAAAATCACAGGCGTCCAGCTATCCTTTTCTCAGTTGCTGGATTTTCGGGAAACTATTTCCATGATTTTGCAGATCTGTTGTTTCCGCTATACACTACTTCGTTTCGTTACGAAAAGGAGGTCCATTTTCTTGCAAGTGATTACAAGCGATGGTGGATAAGTAAATACAGACGAATTCTGGACCTGCTCACCAGACATGAAGTAGTAGACATAGACAATGAGAAAGTGCACGTCCATTGCTACAACAACATGGTTGCCGGCCTCAATTTTCACAAAGAGCTCATGATTGATCCGGCTTTGTCGAAACCTCCTTCCGGGCTGTCAATGCACCACTTCAAGCAGCTCCTCCGACGAGCCTACTCTCTGGAGAGAAAAAGGGCAGTCAGATCAAGAAAGGGGGACGGGACGGAGAAGCCCCGTCTCATGATCATATCCAGGAACCGAACACGAGCCATGACGAACGAAGTCCACGTCTCAAGGTTGGCAAGAAAGCTGGGATACGAGGTGGTCTCGGCAGAGGCTCGAGTGTCTACCAACGTGACAAGATTCGCACAAACCGTAAATTCTTGCGACGTGTTGATGGGAGTACACGGAGCCGGGCTAACAAACATGGTGTTCCTACCAGAGAATGCTGTCCTGATTCAAGTGGTTCCATTCGgagaaattgatgaatttgctAGACTTGATTTCAGGGACCCTGCAGCGGGTATGAACATTAGGTACTTGGAATACAAAGTAAGCATGAAAGAAAGCTCTCTGAGTCAACAGTACCCAGCCGATCATCCGGTTCTGAAAGATCCAAAGTCTTACCGGACAAGAGGATGGGATGCACTTTCCTCTATTTACTTGGAAAAACAGAATGTGACCATTGATTTGGATAGGTTTAGAGGCACATTAGCAAAGGCACTGAAGCTTTTACGCCATTGA
- the LOC105162449 gene encoding protein O-linked-mannose beta-1,4-N-acetylglucosaminyltransferase 2-like codes for MSSILDLLRYRIHPLHCFEVLCRPSSHCDFGAVNGLGPQNADEHRRNQQTTTIIVALILTFLLLFVPDIDADEIPPNPILRNLSNSRSQVYEMSGDLRIHGNSSTILIASTHALDCTTSWTIRPYARKGDKAVMGKVRTFKIVPQPPHATPHCTQNFSVPAVVFSAGGYAGNPFHDFTDVLIPLFLTSREFNRTVLFLVANKRSWWTSKYKVLLEGLSKFDVIDIDNENQVLCFPRMIVGLKANKELSIDPSESPHNYSLTDFTKFLRSTYSLERETTYDCIHNHKYRSTRRRPRLLIVSRKKTRHLVNEGEVANLGRSLGFDVVVKEMGGQVSSVARLVNSFDVMVGVHGAGLTNMVFLPENAVVIQIVPLGVDFLAKYYFQLPAKDMKLKYLEYKVRLNESSLWAKYRGAAGGHGVVDYGKGWHDFRSVYLDNQDVNVDLGRFRGTLLKALELIRS; via the exons ATGTCCAGCATTCTTGACTTGCTTCGTTATCGCATTCACCCTTTGCACTGTTTTGAGGTCCTATGTCGGCCCTCCTCCCATTG TGATTTTGGAGCAGTCAATGGATTGGGGCCTCAAAATGCTGATGAGCACAGAAGAAATCAGCAAACCACGACAATCAT TGTGGCGCTAATTCTtacatttcttttgttgtttgttccGGATATTGATGCAGATGAGATCCCTCCAAACCCCATTCTTCGTAATTTGAGCAACTCAAGATCTCAAGTCTATGAAATGAGTGGTGACTTAAGAATCCATGGAAACTCATCCACCATCTTAATAGCTTCAACCCATGCACTGGACTGTACAACTTCTTGGACAATAAGACCTTATGCGCGGAAAGGCGATAAGGCAGTAATGGGGAAggtgagaacgttcaagatcGTTCCCCAACCCCCTCACGCCACCCCTCATTGCACTCAAAATTTCAGCGTTCCGGCGGTTGTTTTCTCCGCTGGAGGGTATGCCGGAAACCCCTTTCACGACTTCACCGACGTGCTCATTCCACTCTTCCTGACTTCCCGAGAATTCAATAGAACAGTGCTGTTTCTTGTAGCGAACAAGCGTTCTTGGTGGACTTCTAAGTACAAAGTTTTACTGGAGGGGCTCTCCAAGTTTGACGTGATCGACATTGACAATGAAAACCAAGTGCTGTGTTTTCCAAGAATGATTGTTGGCCTGAAAGCCAACAAGGAGTTGAGCATTGATCCTTCTGAATCCCCGCATAATTATTCACTCACAGATTTCACAAAGTTCCTTCGAAGCACGTACTCCTTGGAGAGAGAAACCACATATGATTGTATTCACAATCACAAGTACCGCAGCACAAGACGACGCCCTCGCTTGCTCATCGTTTCCAGGAAGAAAACCCGTCATCTGGTCAATGAAGGTGAAGTAGCCAACTTGGGTCGAAGCCTGGGATTTGACGTTGTTGTGAAAGAAATGGGGGGGCAGGTGTCGTCAGTTGCAAGATTAGTGAACTCTTTTGATGTGATGGTAGGGGTGCATGGAGCTGGACTTACCAACATGGTTTTTCTTCCTGAAAATGCAGTCGTAATTCAAATAGTACCCCTTGGAGTGGATTTCTTGGCTAAATATTACTTTCAGCTTCCGGCTAAAGACATGAAGTTGAAGTATCTGGAGTACAAGGTGCGGTTAAATGAAAGCTCATTGTGGGCGAAATATCGGGGGGCAGCTGGTGGGCACGGCGTTGTTGATTATGGGAAGGGATGGCATGATTTTCGTTCTGTTTATTTGGACAATCAAGATGTAAATGTTGATTTGGGTAGGTTTAGGGGGACCCTATTGAAAGCCTTGGAGCTTATTCGAAGTTAG